From the Mesotoga prima MesG1.Ag.4.2 genome, the window ACCTTCTGAGCAGTTCGCCCGATCTATCTACAGGCACCACTGCCATCATCTGGCCGCTAATGCTGAGTGCAGAGATTTCTTTTCTGTCGATTTCCGCCATCTGAACGATTTCGGAAGTAGTCTTGCAGAAGGCAGTCCACCATGCCTCGGGATCTTGCTCAACCATTCCGGGCCCGGGGTAGAAGGTTTCATAACCGGCGAATGATGAAGCAACGAGAGAACCTGTTTGGCTGAACAAAGTCGCTTTATCTCCAGTTGTTCCCAGATCATGTGCCATTATATACTTCAAGGCAAAACCTCGCTTTCAGATAGAATGGTATCTCATGATTTCAGAGGGACCCATTCACGGTCTTCAATAGAATCCCAATCGGCCTCGAAATTGTCGATCGCCTTCAATGTGCCGCTGTGTGAGAAGAACTCGTTGTACATACCTACAGGAAGCGACATTCCGTAAATAGGTAGCTCGGCCATCTTGGAGATCTGTGTCAGGGTCTTGAAGCTTGCGGCAATCAACTTCGTCTCGTAGTCGCCGTTGGACAAGACTTTCTGCATACTACCGACAACAGAGAGATCTATTCCCAGGTTTTCGATCCTGTTCGCATATGGCGCCACATAGTCGGCGCCTGCTTCTGCAGACATCAGCACTTGAGGAACGGAGAAAACACCGGTAATCAAAGTATTTATATTCATCTTCTTGAATTCTCTCAAGACCCTTATGCCCGTTCGCGAGAAGGGGATCTTGAGAATTATCCTTTCGGGGTCTAGCCCGAAGAGTTCCTGTCCCTCCTTTAGCACTTCATCGTGACCTCTAGAGGCACACTGGACAAAAAGAGAGCCAGTGAACCTATTCAACATATCCTTTATGACTTCGAGCGGTTTTCTTCCCGTTCTCTTCAAAATACTTGGATTAGTGCTTATCCCGGAAAAGAACCCTAAATCGAACAACTCACTTATTGCCTGGACGTTTCCATCATCTATAAACAGTCTCATTTATGCCTCCATTATTATTTTTTCATGCAAGATCGGTTCTCCCAGGGTATTTTTCGGTAAATTCCCTGTATATTGCTACCGCATTGCTGGAACCGAAGATATCCGCTCCCGCAGCGATGAAATCCTCAACTTGAGAGAGAGATTTCACACCCCCTGATACCTTTATTCCTTTCTCATCTCCCACGACTCTCTTGATAATCCTGACGTCCTCTAATGTAGTGGGTCTCGAACCGTATCCCGTACCGGTCTTTACGAAATCGACGTGAGGTAGCTTCATCAGAATAGAGCAAGCCTTTTCAATTTCGACTGTATCGAGATAAGATACTTCGATAATTACCTTGCAGGTGACATCCTTCAGGAGACCGGAAAGATAAGAGACCTCCCTTTCAAAGTAATCCCAGTCTCCGGACTTCATAGCGGAGATGTTGGCTGTTATGTCTATGTCTCTCACTTCGGGGCCGAGCCGAAGCGACTCTCTGATCATATAAGCCTTAGTTTCCGTTGTCTCGAACCCGAAGGGAAAACCCGAACCGCAGGCCGCCGAAATATCCGTACCTCTGACCTTCTTAACCACTCTGTCCATCAAATACCACGGAACAACAATCGCTCTAAAATCACAAGATACGCTATCGTCTATAAAGACTTCTGACTCTTTTATTGTAGCGGTCGCTTTCAGAAGCGTACTGTCGAACCTTTTAGAGAATTTGTCAATCCTTTCCAAAGAGGCACCTCCGTAAGCAAAATTAACGAGAGAATCGAACAAAGCCACCAAAAAATATGATAGCGGTATCATAGTTATCTTGAGTCAATTATATAACAAAAAACTGAGAGAAATTAAATACCCATCCATGAACTAACTTAAAACGAGAAAAAAACTTGACATGATATCTGATTTTGGGATAGAATGAATTAATATATGATAGCGGTATCATAATGAATCATGTATCTGGATTTTGAGCAGGTGATGAGTTATGGCAACAACGCTGGACGACATTGCAAAAGAGACGGGCCTCTCGAGGGCAACGGTAGCGAGGGCGATCGGGAAATATGGATACGTCAGCAAGAAGGCGAGAGAAAAGGTCATAGCGGCTGCAAAGAAACTTAACTACAAGCCAAACTACATTGCCAAGAGCATGGCTACCGGTGAGACGAAGAATATCGGATTGATCGTGGGCGATATTCAGAATCCCTTTTTCTCCACGATAGCGAGAGCGATAAGCGATGTCATTGTTCCCGAAGGGTACAGTTTGATTGTCACAAGTACCGACGAAAAAGTGGAGGTCGAGAAGACATCTATAGATCGATTTTTTCAGAAGCAGGTAGATGGCTTGATTCTCGCTCCTGTTTCGCGTAGCAATTCCGATCATTTGAAGGATCTTGTGAAGTCCGAGATACCCATAGTGCTGATTGACAGAATCATTGAAGGCCTTGATGTTGACATGATTGTAAGCGATGACCTCGGTGGAGGTTTTGAGGCAGCTCAATATCTTTTGGAGCTTGGTCACAGGAGAATCGGTTTCCTTTCGGATACGCTCGACATAAGTACAAACTACGATCGGATTGCTGGATACAGGGAAGCGCTTTCAAAGTATGGCATAGAAGAAAAACAGTCGTGGGTCAAGCTTGGCGGCTTTACGATTGAGGGAGCTTACAAAAGCGGCGTCTCTCTCCTGGGTCAGAACAAAGATATTACAGCGGTAATAGCAACAAACAATTATATGGCGGCGGGACTCCTTCTTGCTGCGAAGGACATGGGAATTGTGGTTCCGCGAGATATATCGGTCATTAGCTTCGATGATATTGTTTGGTTTGATCTATGTAATCCTCCAATAACATCTGTGGCTCAGGATACGAGAGAGATTGGCAGTATGGCCGCGAAAAGGATACTGATGAATATCAGAGGTCAGAGATATGAAAAGGGACTTACCAGACTGCCTACACGACTCATCATAAGGGAATCATGTACCTCACCAAGAGACTAACTAAACTTCTTGATAGATATTCGGAGGTGTTTGGATTGACAATTCAAGATTTTTTGAATAATGCAAAACAAAGCGTACTCTTTACTGCCCCTTCTCTTGAGAAGGATCTTTCTGCCTTCCTTGAAGAGCATACAGAAAGGATCAAGAATCTTGCGAAGACTGCTTTAGATAAAGGCTATAAGCAGATTTACTGGGTGGGTAGCGGGAACTCCTGGTGTAATCTCTATTCAGGTGATTATATACTCAAGAAGATGACCGATCTTCCCTCTGATTACTACAAGAGCTATGATTTCATATGGACTAATCCTTCAAGACTTGACAAGGATGCGCTGGTAATACTTGCCTCCTTCTCTGGAAATACCGAAGATACTGCGGCAGCACTTAGATTTGCGAACGGAAAGGGAGCGACAACGATTTCATTTACAAGCAAACCCGACAGCATTCTGGCAAGGGAAGCCGACGAATCGATAGTCTACGATTCTAATGGACTGTTTATACTTCCACTCGCCGGAGCCTTCATATTCAGTCTTGAAATAGCCAGGCTAAAAGGGAGAGACGTTTCGAAGTTATACGAACAGATAGAGATAATGCCTGAGCTACTGGGCAGAATATACAAGGAAGAGGAATCAAGAGCTTACAGACTGGCCAGGAAGTATCAGGAGAGTGATCTCTTTTACGTGTTAGCAAGCGGAGCGGCCTACGCCATAGGCTATAAGTTCGGACTGACTGTCTTCATGGAAAACATGAGAGTCAACGCTTCATTCATTGAAACGTCGGAGTTCAGACATGGCCCTGCGGAAATGCTTGACGGTCACAAGCCACTGATGGTCTTCCTTGTGGGGAGCGACGAGTCGAGAGATATGAGCGAACGGGTTATAAAAATCGCTGAGTCTAACGGCGCGGAGCTAATACGCTTTGATGTGAAGGATTATGGAGACTTCGACCCACTCTTCGCCCCGTTCCTTCTGATGATCCCTCTCCAGTGGTTCGCAGTATATTCGGCCTACTACAGAGGCATCTTCGATCTCGATGAGAGAGTTCTTATGGGAAGAGGAAAGATGTCGACGGGTAATCAAATAACCTGGCCATGATTTTTTCATAGCAGGGAGGATGGAAGAAAGATGAGATTCGAGAACGTATTGGTTGTTGATCCTATCGATGGAGAGTTTGTGGGAAGTGTAGAAATTCAAGAAAACGTAATCTCTGAAATTAAGCGAGTTCAAGGGACTCAAGAATTCGAGAGAATACTGATGCCGGGATTTGTCGATCCCCATACTCATGGTTCTGTGGGTGTGGACACTCTTTCCATGAGTCAAAAAGATCTCGAAAAGTGGGAGAACTTCCTTTATTCTCAGGGAGTGACTTATTTCCTGCCCACTACTATGTCATCGACTCCTTCGGCAATCCTTTCTGCTGCTAGAGTAGTAAGAGATTACATAAAGAATAACAGTATGACTTCAGTTGGGGGCATTCACTATGAAGGCCCCTACCTGAGTCTGAAAAGAAAGGGAGCTCAGAATCCAGAACTCATTCGAAGCATAGACCTGAAGGAAATTGAGGAGACGCTAATCGAATCGGTGAAGCTCATTACTATGGCTCCGGAGCTCGAGGGATTCTCACACGCGCAAGAAATGATACAGAAGCGCGGTATAACTCTTTCGTTGGGACATACCGATGCAACTTACGAAGACATGGAGAGAGCATATAACCAAGGCTGCGATAGAATAACCCACTTTCCAAACGGGATGAACACTCTTCATCATAGGGAACTGGGCTGCGTTGGAGCTGTTCTTTCGCTGCCTTTTTCGGTAGAGATGATAATGGATGGTATTCACTCTCTGCCGGGTTTTGTGAAGCTTATCTTTGGAATAAAAGGCGCAGAAAAGATTATGATAGTTACAGATACTATCGATGCGACAGCCATGCCCGATGGAGAGTATGAACTGGGCGGACAGAAGGTCATTCTGAAAAATGGAAGACCTACTCTTGAGGACGGAACAATTGCCGCGGCCGTACTCGTCTTCAGCGGAGCTGTAAGAAATTTCAGAGAATTCACTGACTGTACATTGAAGGAACTTGCAATGGTATCATCTCTCAACGCTCTGAATTCAATGGGTATAAAGGATCGCGGAAGAATCTCCAAGGGTTATCGCGCAGATCTGGTATTGCTCGACGAAACGCTTGAAGTTCAAGAAACCATTCTGAACGGGAAGACTGTATTTAAATCCTGAATAGATTCTTATCTATTCAGCTGCGGAGGGTCTTATGGAACCAATAAGAGTGTACATCGTTGACAACGGTACGGCGGAGATCAAGACATTGTCTGAACGTATTTCCAAGTTGAGATGGAATATGCACGTAGAGACGGTTTCAGAGGATCCATTGGTCGGAGAAACCTCATGGTCCAATAAGTTTTATACGCTGAACAAGTATCTCAAGAGAAAGTATGAAGGGTTTGCCAGCCTGATTGACGATATGATCTTCCTTGTGAGCCTCGACGATCCTATGAGGCCCGGCAGGATAGTCGAAGCTAACAACAGTGCAGCCGAAAAACTTGGATACTCCTACGACGAGCTTCTTGAGATGAGTTTCTATTCGGTGGCCGGTGATCTTGATTCTCAGATAAAGAAAATAAGGGCCGATCTTCAGATTAAGGGAATGTGTACAACTGATTCGTTTCTCACTATGAAGAGCGGGGAGAAACTTCAAGTAGAGATTTGCTTGAAGGTGCTTGATCTTCAGAACTCCATAGTCACTATGGTCGTGGCCCGAGACACGAGTGCATACAGGAAGGTGGCCGCAGAACTCCAATGGAGACAGAATTTTGAACGAGTGATTTCAGAGGTTTCCGGAGCGCTAAAAGAGTATGAGAACATAGACGATGCGATAGAAAAGGCGCTTGGGCAACTGGGCGAGCTCACTTCCGCTGACAGATCCAATGTCTTCTTGTTTGACTACAGGACGAATTCGACCAGGAACACCCACGAATGGTGTAAAGAAGGCGTCAAGAGCGCTAAACCCCATCTTCAAAACATGCCGTTCGAGGAGTTCTCCTGGTGGATAAAGGAAATGAAAAAAGGCGGGGTACACTCTTATGTAGTCAGTGAACTCCCAGAGGAGGCAAGCAGAGAAGCCGAAATTCTTGCGCAGCAGGGAGTCGTTTCACTTGTCGTCATTCCGATTTTCTCTCGGCAGATGCCCGTCGGTTTCGTCGGACTGGAAAGGCTTAGTGGCCAATTCGATTGGAGCAGAGCAGACATAGAGCTTCTTGAGGTCTTCGCCGGACTGATATCCGGAGTAATCGAATACTCGAGATTCATGTGAAAAACCTAGAGGTTAGAAAACAGAGGTATGAAGATCAAGAACGTTCTGAAAACTTTACAATCCGTCTGAACTTGCTTCAGCATCTCGATGATCCCAAGAACCACAGTACGATGATGAAAACAGCGTTGCTCGTCAACGGTCCACCGTCCTCCGAGAAGACCAAGCCGTCCTTGGTTCGTCCCAAACCATGAACCCGTCCTTCGGGAAGAACGGTTCTTCGTTCCGACGCTACGCGTCCAGGTTGCTCGTTCTTGGAACAAGATCCCGGATCAAGTTCGGGATGACGGCCTCTCAATAGCACTGAGGTCGTGATGGTTCAACCACTTGTATTCACGAAACACCAGACTCGAGACCCGAGACCCGTTTTGCTGGGCTTTTTTACTCGCATCTCAGAACTTGCAACTGGTGAGTAGCCCAGGGGGATTTCACCCCCAGGCTCTCTCAGAACCGGACTTGAATCTCTCGATTCATCCGGCTCCCATTATCCAGCCGAATAGAATATCCCCATTGTCCAGTGTACAAATAGACGAGGCTCCCTGCGAGCAAGAGTTTCTAGCCATTTACCCGCTTTTGTACGACCTCTCCTTTTCTTGTACTTGTTTCTTACCCACTGAACTAAGGCTTTGTTTAGCCGACTCAGTACTGTATACATCTCAAATCTGCGAAAGTGTCCATAGTAGTTTATCCAACCTCTTATTACCGGGTTGATTCTTTCTGAGAGTTCTTCAATACTCAGGTATGACTTGGTTTGAAGTCTCATTCTCCGGATCTTCTGTCTCATCGCCTTCTTTGCCTGTTCACTCACTGCAGGGGTGAAGCTGTAGAAGATCCTCCCGTTTCTGGCTTTGCAGCTACGGACTCTGAAGGTGTATCCTAGAAAGTCAAAGCTTGTATTTGGATACTCGCCCTTCCTTTTATCGTCTTTGCAGTAGACAATACGGGTCTTCTCTGGATGAAGCTCTAGTTTGCATTCTTCCATTCTTTCTTTGAGACTTTCAAGAAGAAGCCGGGCTTCCTCCAGAGTTCTACAGTGTATCACTCCATCATCTGCGTATCTGGCAAAGGGCTTATCCGGATGAGTTCTCTCCATCCACTTGTCGAAGGCGTAATGCATGAAGAGGTTAGCCAGTACAGGGCTTATTACCCCTCCCTGTGGCGTTCCCTTGCTCCTCTCTTCGACTCTTCCATTCGCTTGCATAAAGGGTGCTTTCAGCCATCTCCCTATGTAGAGTATTAGCCATGGAATCTTCACATGTTTCTTGACTGCCCTCATTAGTAGTTCATGGTCTATGTTGTCGAACAGTCCTTTAATGTCGAATTCCAGTACCCAGTCATACCGCCAGCATCTCTGCCTCGTTACTTCAAGGGCATCTATCGCTGACTTTCCCTCCCTGTATCCGTAGGAGTCCTTATGGAAGTATGGATCTACCAGGGGATTGAGATAGATTTTGGCTACCATCTGGGCTACTCTGTCCCCCACTGTGGGGATTCCCAGTACTCTCTTTCCTCCACTCTTCTTTTCTATCTCTATAGCTTTTACTGGAGGTGGAAAGTAACTGCCCGAGGTCATTCGATTCCAAATCTTGTAGAGATTGTTGTCAAGATCGGCTTCGAACTCTTCCAGGCTTACCTCGTCTATTCCTTCTGCCCCTCTGTTCTCTTTCACTTTCTTGAATGCTTCCAGTACTACTTTCTTGGGGATTTCATACGACCTCATCTTGTCTGCTGGCTCCTTCCTTGTCTCTGTTCACAGTTCCTCCCTTTCGGTTGTCTGCACAGAGTTGGTTGACTAACCTACAAAACTGGATAACACAGTCCCTTCGCTCCACTCCCATTACAGGAGCTTCATCACTACTACGGACTGTTCCGCCCCTGAAATCTGGCATCGGTACTTTCACCCTCGTGGGTTCTTCCACTTGCGGCTTTTCCCTTAACATCCAGATCCAGGTTCCCAAGTTCCTAATCAAAGCCTGTACCAGGGTCACGCCACCTATATGCCGGTCACCATCTGGACAGTAAGCAGGTTTCCTCCAGACTTATCCCGGGATAGTTCCACCCCCCGGTTTAGATGACACTAGTAGTTGTTACGACACGTTCACGGTGGTTCACTTGTATTCGTCTCCTCTGGTACTCACCTGACGGGATCACTGTCCCGCCTTTTCCCGTAACGTTCACTACCATGGCTCTTTACCACAGCAGCTTACGGCGGTTTGAAGCCTCCACCTGCATGGCGGCTTCGAGGGGCCCTCCCTCATCTTCGATTAAGCATGGCTTGAAGTTTCCTTCTTCGCCTTCTTGGCACACTGGAACTTACAACTGATCTCTTGCTCTTTTTCTTTGGTTTTTGCCTCCTGGTGCGTAAGCGCCAGCATCACTTCCCCGGATGCCCCTCCGGGCATCACTTCCTCGCGCCAGCGAGCCTCACTTCCTGCCGGAGGCAGCATCGCTTCTGGTCTTGATGCCACCAACCCCCAGACCACGGACTTTTCTCGCTTCTTATTTCGTAACTGTTGTGTTATAAATGAAATAGTACGTAATCGAAATCATAGGAGTGAAGATGAAACGAGTCAATATTCTGAATGAAAACATGATGAGTGCCCTTTTTAAACTCGCCTGGCCGGCCGTTCTTACCATGCTCTTCCAGACTGTTTACAACATGGTCGACGCATACTGGCTCGGGAAGCTGGGAAAGATTGAGATCTCCGCACCCACAATTGCGTGGCCTGCAATCTTCTTGTTGATCTCTATTGGCGGAGGATTAGCGGTGGCCGGACTTGCGCTAGTCTCTCAAAATCTCGGAGCAGGAAGAAAGGAAGAGGCCACACATGTAGCCGGGCAGGTTATTTCCACAAGCTTCGCCGTCGCTGTTGTTCTCGGTCTTCTCGGTGCGATCTTCTCCGAAGCCGTTTTGAGGCTTCTCAGTATTCCGCCAGAGTTGCTTTCAGTTACCAATATTTATATGAGAACGATCTTTCTGGGAGCTCCATTCACCTTCACGATGTTCACTTTCAACTCACTCTTCACCGCTATTGGTGATACAAAGACACCGATGTACTTGATGGGTTTCTCTGTAACGGTGAATGCACTTATCGATCCTCTCTTAATATTCGGTATAGGCTTTCCCAGACTGGAAGTCTTCGGTGCCGCGCTTGCAACTGTAATATCAAGAGGAGTTGTAGTGATAATCGCGACGGTCATATTATTCAAAGGAAAGAGAGGATTCAAAATCAATTTGAGGGATCTTAGGCCAAAGTGGAAGACTCTTGTCCGCGTCTTGAGAATAGGCCTCCCATCGTCAGCCGGACAGTCGATCACGGCTCTTGCGTTCCTAATAATTACCTCGATGGTTGCCGGGTTCGGTTCAGTTGCAACCGCTGCCCTGGGCGTGGGAAACAGGATTACTTCGCTTGCAACGATGTTTTCTTTCGGCCTTTCCCAGGCAACGTCGTCGATGGTTGGGCAGTATCTAGGTGCTGGAAGAAAGAGTGACGCTTATTCAGTTGTATGGAAGGCGACCGGAATAAACGTGTTGATTGTTGGAGTGATCAGCACCGGCACGTTCTTCTTCGGGAAGGAAGTGACGGCGTTTTTCATCAACGACCCGCTCGTATTGATTGAAGGAGAGAAGTATTTCAGAATAGTCTCCTTTTCGATACCGATCTTCGCAAGTTACAACATCTTCGACATGGCTTTAAGAGGCTCGGGCCATACAGTTCAGTCCATGATTCTCAATATCACTAGACTATGGGGGATACGCCTTCCTCTGATATACTTCTTCGGTATGTCCATGGGAATCACAGGAATTTGGTACGCGATGTTCGTAAGCAATCTGGTGATTTCCTCTGCAGCGGCCATAGTTATTTTCATGAAGCGTTGGCTGAACCCGGTTATTTAGGATAGAACATGTCAAGTCCAATGTGAGGTAATTACTACCGTTTACAGACGATGTCTTCGATATTTTACCTAAATTCTCTTCATTGTTTCACTTCGTAATATTTTCTTATTGTCATTAGTGGTAGTATTCGTACAACATGCAAATGCTCGAATTTCTTCGTTCTGGCTAGTTAAATATACGTTCGGGGGAATAATTAGCTTAGAACACTGATTTCTGTTCTTGCTTGGATTTGAAAGAATGTTCATCAGATTATGGGTTAGTCTCATTCACTTGTAACCACTTCAGGAGGAGGTAGAAGTATGAGAAAACTCTTTGTAATTCTTTTAGTTGTCTTTCTTTCAGTATCAGCACTTGCTTCAATCAAGGTAGGTGCGATTCTTCCGATGACCGGTGGAGTCGCCGCGTTTGGCCAGATGATCTGGCAGGGAGTCGAACTTGCCAACGAGCTTTTCCCGGAGGTTCTTGGGGAGAAAATTGAAATCGTCTTACTCGACAACAACTCCGACAAGGTTCAGGCCGTTAACACCGCCCGTCGTGCGATCGAGCAGGAAGGGGTTGTTGCTATCATCGGGCAGGTAATAAGCTCAAACACGATTGCCGGAGGAACGGTTGCAGAAGAAAACGGCGTTGCAATGGTTTCTCCCAGCTCAACTAATCCCCTCGTAACTCAGGACAAGAAGTATGTTTCCCGTGTCTGTTTCAGCGATCCCTTCCAGGGGGTTGCGGCAGCGATGCTTGCATTCAATAACATGGGTGCGGAAAACGTTGCTGTCTTCGTAGACGTTGAGCAGGATTATGCCGTCGGATTTGCAAATTACTTCAAGGAAACGGCTAACGAGCTTGGTGGAAGCGTATTCTACGAGTACTACAAATCTGGAGACCAGGACTTCACAGCCCAGGTTTCCGATGCCATCTCCAAGGGTGCCGGTGCCTTCTTCATTCCCGGTTACTATCAGGAAATCGCGCTAATAGCCATCCAGGCCAGACAACTTGGTTTCTACGAGCCGATAATAGCAGGTGACGGGGCGGCCGTGCCGGAAACTATTGAAATCGGTGGAGATGCCGTAAACGGACTCTACTTTACAACTCACTACGATGCAGGAAGTCCAGCAATCACAGAGAATGCGAAGCTTTTCGTAGAAGCCTACACCGCCAAGTACGGTGAAGCGCCCGGAACATTCACCGCCCTCGGGTTCGACACATATCTGGTCGTCAGGGACGCAATAGAACGTGCGGGGAGCACAGATAGAGAAGCCATAGCCAAGGCCGTTCGACAGACAAAGGATTTTCCTGCCGTGACGGGAATAATCACTATCGATGAAAACGGTGACGCGATAAAGTCCGTTGCGATTGTAAAGATTGAAAACGGTAAGTTCGTGTACGATACAACTATAAATCCGTAGTAAAGAAGGTGGGGCTAAAAGCCCCACCCTCCCCTTTCTCTTTTCAATCGGCCGGAGGTGTAAGCTTGGATCCTAAGACTCTTCTACAGAACTTTATCAACGGTCTTAGTCTCGGTTCCCTTTATGCCCTGATAGCGATAGGCTATACAATGGTTTACGGGATTTTAAGGCTGATCAATTTTGCTCATGGCGACATCTTCATGATGGCCGTCTATTTTGCTCTGTTCTTTGTGACTCTTGCGCAGCTTCCATGGTATCTTGCGGCCATTCTTGCCGTAGCTTGCGCTGCTCTTCTTGGATTTACGGTTGACAGGATTGCCTACAAACCTATCAGGAATGCTCCTAGAATATCGGCGCTGATAACGGCTATCGGTGTTTCTTTCTTTCTTGAAAGTCTTGCGGTAGTCGTATTCTCCGGTATCCCGAGATCATTCCGTACTATCTTCCCCCAATCTCTCAATGAAATGATTATCATCGGCGGTGAGATGGAGGTCAAATATGGGAGAGAGGTGATAGTCGGCGGGATAAGATTTCCGGTAATCTCTCTCATAACACTTATCGTTGCTGCAATTGCGCTCGTCTTTTTGTGGTGGTTCATCTTCAAAACAAAGGTGGGAATGGCTATGAGGGCCGTTTCCCTGGATATTCAGACAACATCGCTTATGGGAGTCAATGTCGACAGGGTAATCGGAATGACATTTGCACTCGGCTCGGCGCTTGCAGGGATTGGTGGAATACTCTGGGCAATAAGATATCCCCAGGTCTGGCCCTATATGGGATTTATACCCGGAATGAAGGCCTTTGTCGCCGCCGTCTTCGGAGGAATAGGTTCAGTGCCGGGAGCGGTTCTCGGAGGTCTGATACTTGGAATAACCGAAGTCATGATGGTAGGAATAATGCCCGGGGCGGCAGGTTACAGAGATGCCTTCGCCTTCTTCATCCTGATAATCGTCCTTTCAATCAAGCCATCCGGTCTGCTTGGAAGGCCTGAAATAGTAAAGGTGTGATTGAATGAAGAAGCGGACCAAAATGATACTCACTTT encodes:
- the ltrA gene encoding group II intron reverse transcriptase/maturase; amino-acid sequence: MRSYEIPKKVVLEAFKKVKENRGAEGIDEVSLEEFEADLDNNLYKIWNRMTSGSYFPPPVKAIEIEKKSGGKRVLGIPTVGDRVAQMVAKIYLNPLVDPYFHKDSYGYREGKSAIDALEVTRQRCWRYDWVLEFDIKGLFDNIDHELLMRAVKKHVKIPWLILYIGRWLKAPFMQANGRVEERSKGTPQGGVISPVLANLFMHYAFDKWMERTHPDKPFARYADDGVIHCRTLEEARLLLESLKERMEECKLELHPEKTRIVYCKDDKRKGEYPNTSFDFLGYTFRVRSCKARNGRIFYSFTPAVSEQAKKAMRQKIRRMRLQTKSYLSIEELSERINPVIRGWINYYGHFRRFEMYTVLSRLNKALVQWVRNKYKKRRGRTKAGKWLETLARREPRLFVHWTMGIFYSAG
- the nagA gene encoding N-acetylglucosamine-6-phosphate deacetylase — its product is MRFENVLVVDPIDGEFVGSVEIQENVISEIKRVQGTQEFERILMPGFVDPHTHGSVGVDTLSMSQKDLEKWENFLYSQGVTYFLPTTMSSTPSAILSAARVVRDYIKNNSMTSVGGIHYEGPYLSLKRKGAQNPELIRSIDLKEIEETLIESVKLITMAPELEGFSHAQEMIQKRGITLSLGHTDATYEDMERAYNQGCDRITHFPNGMNTLHHRELGCVGAVLSLPFSVEMIMDGIHSLPGFVKLIFGIKGAEKIMIVTDTIDATAMPDGEYELGGQKVILKNGRPTLEDGTIAAAVLVFSGAVRNFREFTDCTLKELAMVSSLNALNSMGIKDRGRISKGYRADLVLLDETLEVQETILNGKTVFKS
- a CDS encoding SIS domain-containing protein; protein product: MFGLTIQDFLNNAKQSVLFTAPSLEKDLSAFLEEHTERIKNLAKTALDKGYKQIYWVGSGNSWCNLYSGDYILKKMTDLPSDYYKSYDFIWTNPSRLDKDALVILASFSGNTEDTAAALRFANGKGATTISFTSKPDSILAREADESIVYDSNGLFILPLAGAFIFSLEIARLKGRDVSKLYEQIEIMPELLGRIYKEEESRAYRLARKYQESDLFYVLASGAAYAIGYKFGLTVFMENMRVNASFIETSEFRHGPAEMLDGHKPLMVFLVGSDESRDMSERVIKIAESNGAELIRFDVKDYGDFDPLFAPFLLMIPLQWFAVYSAYYRGIFDLDERVLMGRGKMSTGNQITWP
- a CDS encoding MATE family efflux transporter, with translation MKRVNILNENMMSALFKLAWPAVLTMLFQTVYNMVDAYWLGKLGKIEISAPTIAWPAIFLLISIGGGLAVAGLALVSQNLGAGRKEEATHVAGQVISTSFAVAVVLGLLGAIFSEAVLRLLSIPPELLSVTNIYMRTIFLGAPFTFTMFTFNSLFTAIGDTKTPMYLMGFSVTVNALIDPLLIFGIGFPRLEVFGAALATVISRGVVVIIATVILFKGKRGFKINLRDLRPKWKTLVRVLRIGLPSSAGQSITALAFLIITSMVAGFGSVATAALGVGNRITSLATMFSFGLSQATSSMVGQYLGAGRKSDAYSVVWKATGINVLIVGVISTGTFFFGKEVTAFFINDPLVLIEGEKYFRIVSFSIPIFASYNIFDMALRGSGHTVQSMILNITRLWGIRLPLIYFFGMSMGITGIWYAMFVSNLVISSAAAIVIFMKRWLNPVI
- the deoC gene encoding deoxyribose-phosphate aldolase: MERIDKFSKRFDSTLLKATATIKESEVFIDDSVSCDFRAIVVPWYLMDRVVKKVRGTDISAACGSGFPFGFETTETKAYMIRESLRLGPEVRDIDITANISAMKSGDWDYFEREVSYLSGLLKDVTCKVIIEVSYLDTVEIEKACSILMKLPHVDFVKTGTGYGSRPTTLEDVRIIKRVVGDEKGIKVSGGVKSLSQVEDFIAAGADIFGSSNAVAIYREFTEKYPGRTDLA
- a CDS encoding GAF domain-containing protein, with product MEPIRVYIVDNGTAEIKTLSERISKLRWNMHVETVSEDPLVGETSWSNKFYTLNKYLKRKYEGFASLIDDMIFLVSLDDPMRPGRIVEANNSAAEKLGYSYDELLEMSFYSVAGDLDSQIKKIRADLQIKGMCTTDSFLTMKSGEKLQVEICLKVLDLQNSIVTMVVARDTSAYRKVAAELQWRQNFERVISEVSGALKEYENIDDAIEKALGQLGELTSADRSNVFLFDYRTNSTRNTHEWCKEGVKSAKPHLQNMPFEEFSWWIKEMKKGGVHSYVVSELPEEASREAEILAQQGVVSLVVIPIFSRQMPVGFVGLERLSGQFDWSRADIELLEVFAGLISGVIEYSRFM
- a CDS encoding LacI family DNA-binding transcriptional regulator encodes the protein MATTLDDIAKETGLSRATVARAIGKYGYVSKKAREKVIAAAKKLNYKPNYIAKSMATGETKNIGLIVGDIQNPFFSTIARAISDVIVPEGYSLIVTSTDEKVEVEKTSIDRFFQKQVDGLILAPVSRSNSDHLKDLVKSEIPIVLIDRIIEGLDVDMIVSDDLGGGFEAAQYLLELGHRRIGFLSDTLDISTNYDRIAGYREALSKYGIEEKQSWVKLGGFTIEGAYKSGVSLLGQNKDITAVIATNNYMAAGLLLAAKDMGIVVPRDISVISFDDIVWFDLCNPPITSVAQDTREIGSMAAKRILMNIRGQRYEKGLTRLPTRLIIRESCTSPRD
- a CDS encoding transaldolase family protein encodes the protein MRLFIDDGNVQAISELFDLGFFSGISTNPSILKRTGRKPLEVIKDMLNRFTGSLFVQCASRGHDEVLKEGQELFGLDPERIILKIPFSRTGIRVLREFKKMNINTLITGVFSVPQVLMSAEAGADYVAPYANRIENLGIDLSVVGSMQKVLSNGDYETKLIAASFKTLTQISKMAELPIYGMSLPVGMYNEFFSHSGTLKAIDNFEADWDSIEDREWVPLKS
- a CDS encoding hydrolase-like protein gives rise to the protein MASRPEAMLPPAGSEARWREEVMPGGASGEVMLALTHQEAKTKEKEQEISCKFQCAKKAKKETSSHA